From a region of the Danio aesculapii chromosome 4, fDanAes4.1, whole genome shotgun sequence genome:
- the LOC130222164 gene encoding gastrula zinc finger protein XlCGF8.2DB-like isoform X1: MAFIKEESEDVKIEETFRVKQEDLQEQTDLMVLKEETHQWNEVKEKPQEITTDEKLTQTKKTSSHRRPWKSKSRCKTYMRIPTGKFTCQECGKSFCHAGHFAAHMRVHTGERPYMCQQCGKSFYHAGNLAAHMRIHTGEKPYSCPQCGKSFNLNGTLEVHMRTHTGERSFTCTQCGKSFSQKQNLHTHMRIHTGEKPYTCTECGKSFPYKSSLKHHMISHAREKPFACAQCGKSFTSKSSLMNHMNGHTGTIVFTCDQCGKSLTHKDSIKSHIMTHSGEDRFRCSECGKGFKHKRSLSTHMKLHNGDQSPQK; the protein is encoded by the exons atggcgtttattaaagaggagagtgaagatgtgaagattgaagaaacattcagggtcaaacaggaagatctgcaggaacaaacag acctgatggtgctgaaagaagagactcatcaATGGAACGAAGTGAAAGAGAAACCCCAAGAAATAACGACTGATGAAAAACTCACACAGACTAAAAAGACTTCATCACACAGAAGACCATGGAAATCTAAATCTAGGTGTAAAACCTACATGAGAATTCCCACTGGAAAGTTCACATGCCAagagtgtggaaaaagcttctgtCATGCAGGACACTTCGCAGcgcacatgagagttcacactggggAGAGGCCGTACatgtgccaacagtgtggaaaaagcttctatcATGCAGGAAACTTGGCagcgcacatgagaattcacactggggagaagccttactcttgccctcagtgtggaaagagttttaatcTAAATGGCACccttgaagtccacatgagaacacacactggagagagaagttttacttgcacacagtgtgggaaaagtttttctcaaaaacaaaaccttcacacccacatgaggattcacactggagaaaaaccttacacatgcacagagtgtggtaaaagtttcCCATATAAAAGCTCACTCAAACACCACATGATAAGTCACGCCAGAGAGAAGCCGTTTGCAtgtgctcagtgtggaaagagcttcacatCCAAATCTAGCCTTATGAACCACATGAATGGACACACTGGAACTatagtgttcacatgtgatcagtgtggaaagagtctcacacATAAAGACTCCATTAAGAGCCACATAATGACTCACTCAGGAGAGGatcgttttagatgcagtgagtgtggaaagggctttaaacataaaagaagcctcAGCACTCACATGAAGCTTCACAATGGAGATCAGAGTCCTCAAAAATGA
- the LOC130222164 gene encoding gastrula zinc finger protein XlCGF8.2DB-like isoform X2, whose product MVFIKEESEDVKIEETFRVKQEDLQEQTDLMVLKEETHQWNEVKEKPQEITTDEKLTQTKKTSSHRRPWKSKSRCKTYMRIPTGKFTCQECGKSFCHAGHFAAHMRVHTGERPYMCQQCGKSFYHAGNLAAHMRIHTGEKPYSCPQCGKSFNLNGTLEVHMRTHTGERSFTCTQCGKSFSQKQNLHTHMRIHTGEKPYTCTECGKSFPYKSSLKHHMISHAREKPFACAQCGKSFTSKSSLMNHMNGHTGTIVFTCDQCGKSLTHKDSIKSHIMTHSGEDRFRCSECGKGFKHKRSLSTHMKLHNGDQSPQK is encoded by the coding sequence acctgatggtgctgaaagaagagactcatcaATGGAACGAAGTGAAAGAGAAACCCCAAGAAATAACGACTGATGAAAAACTCACACAGACTAAAAAGACTTCATCACACAGAAGACCATGGAAATCTAAATCTAGGTGTAAAACCTACATGAGAATTCCCACTGGAAAGTTCACATGCCAagagtgtggaaaaagcttctgtCATGCAGGACACTTCGCAGcgcacatgagagttcacactggggAGAGGCCGTACatgtgccaacagtgtggaaaaagcttctatcATGCAGGAAACTTGGCagcgcacatgagaattcacactggggagaagccttactcttgccctcagtgtggaaagagttttaatcTAAATGGCACccttgaagtccacatgagaacacacactggagagagaagttttacttgcacacagtgtgggaaaagtttttctcaaaaacaaaaccttcacacccacatgaggattcacactggagaaaaaccttacacatgcacagagtgtggtaaaagtttcCCATATAAAAGCTCACTCAAACACCACATGATAAGTCACGCCAGAGAGAAGCCGTTTGCAtgtgctcagtgtggaaagagcttcacatCCAAATCTAGCCTTATGAACCACATGAATGGACACACTGGAACTatagtgttcacatgtgatcagtgtggaaagagtctcacacATAAAGACTCCATTAAGAGCCACATAATGACTCACTCAGGAGAGGatcgttttagatgcagtgagtgtggaaagggctttaaacataaaagaagcctcAGCACTCACATGAAGCTTCACAATGGAGATCAGAGTCCTCAAAAATGA